In Lotus japonicus ecotype B-129 chromosome 5, LjGifu_v1.2, one genomic interval encodes:
- the LOC130716892 gene encoding uncharacterized protein LOC130716892 isoform X3, with amino-acid sequence MKSNASASDMCKSDFPQILCSSAITLRSGRSSDYVMFPRSADTYHNLYNGALSRKQITTIQDGSNTPHKGFTGISQNNFHERVKPKATYMTATNIGGAHIDVESQHIPHFLHSPKRHGNLSIDHSPSQTPTSLLRDHACIKMNNAKEGLVGADAASSNFELRLGQPPQTVNTVPSLFNALASPSKLQPQEHMINSADLSREEKFQNNIAYAASSLKMVEEQPQFRATNYLSGVNNASATARARSQNVNVAKSLLFSPFPQFNHQPNGKTKTSEILVNDSGPIMHRKGHSECCNMQLSPTNVLCNSNGRAERESNNSAQVSNNYLANDKGVSFAKDCCAKINSEFGISQFMDLDSITRAVSGSDSYISSVNVRINESSLSPNTSANTNFFQGSKNKSSFGQDNHETSGTAIAFEGILNGLPNHFSSSTANQTPTFLQKQDINMNTCLLDENMRLLAKTQILELSQQQHALSFHHMNQKQGRSSNISKAQHYIYETSTSEQGTSGVSLTLPQNRGFCGNDDGFNKQASLVGLNKYCLSALGPIPLHSVQKESQCKCSCDLRHDEPSLSLGISKDNIRSCSCEKCSEQPSDTHLVDKCTCAARVNFSGRKFYLGIEPSHYILKQQFEIASGETSLKRASKCKRDQNASKGENIHFEQDGKLNGQCSIKIGTQTPQWRDVPSKVRKAACGALSSDQRDTVLDSKGKDSIQHGNFCANRFKRNIHKVDWLKEQENFNASSGYSAHVVSQASAEASKVDSCTVDVVDTGCGDNLIVDEGSGIDKGWSSDVAENEISSELLSLTSGGYLRNGYLRGSNDQTCHSPLDEHKVSDSLMWKKDRDQNHIVLSANCQANQSENVKKGLKGKKRKRNEKTMLDASLPSGISSLLDNNEDGESTVLFKTHSSLSKVTQMYFSCSHQRSSNKTSISQPSTKQRHAAFSSKFLSCNNHPSKNLSDKDSHDSESNIDARFQTLPEVSGINKLKKGFTSDCFGNSQMPDLSYTEHGNAKLRSFNSRKANAHRTTRPVVCGKYGEISSGHSAIEESKPAKIVPLSKVLNTSKRCMVPTNGKSRLTSKKNRKRWKFGTSSGHYCGQPGLKTEEDDETHNTTICNESNIDMSMEDLVRGSKPYVMYKGMKDDTKTTECDKIVNRADAQLKVKKKEIRKQRSINELTAKENYFPEKRPLTYDPIDEMDSRQEREFSCARTDGYKGRRLDGLQNNHYSALKAKGACLVPEEQLNAWIHINGQKLYSQGLPKFPDSDIEHDCRKEYARYKQAKCWKHLVVYKSGIHALGLYTSRFISRGEMVVEYVGEIVGLRVADKRESEYHSGRKLQYKSVCYFFKIDKEHIIDATRKGGVARFVNHSCLPNCIAKVITIRHEKKVVFFAERDIFPGEEITYDYHFNNEDEGKKIPCYCNSKNCRRYMN; translated from the exons ATGAAGTCCAATGCATCTGCATCTGATATGTGCAAGAGCGATTTTCCTCAAATTCTATGTTCTTCTGCAATCACATTAAGGTCTGGAAGGTCTTCTGACTATGTTATGTTTCCAAGGAGTGCTGATACATACCACAATTTATATAATGGCGCATTGTCCagaaaacaaataacaacaaTCCAGGATGGTTCCAACACTCCGCACAAAGGTTTTACCGGTATTTCACAAAACAACTTTCATGAACGAGTGAAACCTAAGGCTACCTATATGACTGCAACAAACATCGGTGGTGCGCACATAGATGTTGAAAGTCAGCATATCCCTCATTTCCTTCATTCTCCAAAAAGGCATGGAAACTTATCAATTGATCACTCCCCCTCACAAACTCCAACAAGCCTTCTAAGAGACCATGCATGCATCAAAATGAATAATGCAAAGGAAGGTCTAGTAGGAGCAGATGCAGCTTCCTCTAATTTTGAGCTTAGGCTTGGTCAACCACCTCAGACAGTAAATACAGTTCCATCACTGTTTAATGCCCTAGCCAGTCCTTCAAAATTGCAACCTCAGGAGCACATGATTAATA GTGCAGACCTCAGCAGGGAGGAGAAATTCCAGAATAATATTGCCTATGCTGCTAGCTCATTGAAAATGGTTGAAGAACAACCTCAGTTTAGAGCTACGAACTATTTGTCTGGTGTTAATAATGCTTCAGCTACTGCTAGAGCTAGATCACAAAATGTAAATGTGGCTAAGAGTTTATTGTTTTCACCATTTCCACAATTTAATCATCAGCCGAACGGAAAGACAAAAACAAGCGAAATTTTAGTGAATGATAGTGGGCCTATCATGCACAGGAAAGGGCATTCTGAATGTTGTAACATGCAGCTTAGTCCTACTAATGTTCTCTGTAATAGTAATGGTCGTGCAGAAAGGGAATCAAATAATTCTGCACAAGTATCTAATAACTATTTGGCCAATGATAAGGGTGTGAGCTTTGCTAAAGACTGTTGTGCCAAAATAAATTCAGAATTTGGAATCAGTCAGTTCATGGATCTTGACTCCATCACAAGAGCTGTTAGTGGTAGTGATAGTTATATTTCATCTGTTAATGTAAGGATCAATGAATCAAGCCTGTCACCAAATACTTCTGCCAATACAAATTTTTTCCAAGgttcaaaaaataaatcttCTTTTGGACAAGACAATCACGAGACTTCAGGGACAGCCATTGCATTTGAGGGAATTTTGAATGGGCTTCCCAACCATTTTTCAAGCTCTACGGCAAATCAGACACCTACTTTTCTGCAAAAACAGGATATTAATATGAATACTTGTTTGCTTGATGAAAATATGAGGTTGCTTGCGAAGACACAGATACTGGAATTATCACAGCAGCAACATGCATTGTCTTTTCATCATATGAATCAAAAGCAAGGGAGATCCAGCAATATTTCAAAAGCTCAGCACTATATCTATGAGACCTCAACATCTGAACAGGGTACTTCTGGTGTGTCATTGACATTGCCCCAAAATAGAGGGTTTTGTGGAAATGATGATGGTTTTAACAAACAGGCTTCCCTCGTAG GACTGAACAAATATTGTCTCTCTGCATTGGGACCAATTCCTTTACATTCTGTACAAAAGGAATCACAATGTAAATGTTCCTGTGATCTTCGCCATGATGAGCCATCGTTAAG CCTTGGAATAAGCAAAGACAATATCAGATCATGTTCATGTGAAAAATGCTCTGAGCAACCATCAGATACACATTTGGTAGACAAATGCACTTGTGCTGCTCGGGTGAACTTTTCTGGAAGAAAATTTTACTTGGGAATTGAGCCCTCTCATTATATCTTAAAACAGCAATTTGAAATTGCCAGTGGTGAAACTTCCTTAAAGAGAGCTTCCAAATGTAAAAGAGATCAGAATGCTTCCAAGGGTGAAAATATCCACTTTGAGCAAGATGGGAAGTTAAATGGCCAATGCTCAATCAAAATTGGCACTCAGACACCTCAATGGAGAGATGTGCCAAGTAAGGTCAGGAAAGCAGCTTGTGGTGCATTGTCTTCAGACCAGAGAGATACTGTTTTGGATTCCAAAGGAAAAGACAGTATTCAACATGGAAACTTCTGTGCCAATCGCTTCAAAAGAAATATTCATAAGGTAGACTGGTTGAAAGAGCAAGAAAATTTTAATGCTTCTTCAGGATATTCTGCTCATGTGGTATCTCAGGCATCTGCAGAGGCCAGCAAGGTTGATTCTTGTACTGTTGATGTGGTAGACACTGGTTGTGGCGACAACCTTATAGTTGACGAGGGATCAGGAATTGATAAAGGCTGGTCATCTGATGTGGCTGAAAATGAAATAAGTTCTGAGCTTCTAAGCTTAACGAGTGGAGGTTACTTGAGAAATGGTTATCTGAGAGGCTCAAATGATCAAACTTGTCACAGCCCCCTTGATGAGCATAAAGTATCAGATTCTTTGATGTGGAAAAAAGACCGGGATCAAAATCACATTGTTCTTTCTGCTAATTGTCAAGCCAATCAATCTGAGAATGTCAAGAAAGGCTTAAAAGGTAAAAAGcgaaagagaaatgagaagaCGATGTTAGACGCTTCACTGCCTTCGGGAATCTCTTCCTTATTGGATAATAACGAGGATGGTGAAAGTACTGTACTTTTTAAGACCCATTCAAGTTTGTCCAAAGTAACACAAATGTACTTTTCATGTAGCCACCAAAGATCATCTAACAAGACTTCTATTTCTCAGCCTAGTACCAAACAAAGACATGCTGCATTTTCATCCAAATTCCTTTCTTGTAATAATCATCCAAGCAAAAACCTCAGTGACAAAGATAGCCATGACTCAGAATCAAATATCGATGCTAGGTTTCAAACATTGCCTGAAGTTTCTGgaataaataaattgaaaaaggGTTTCACTTCTGATTGTTTTGGGAACTCTCAAATGCCAGATCTATCCTATACAGAACATGGAAATGCTAAGCTGAGGTCATTCAATAGCAGGAAAGCAAATGCTCATAGAACAACAAGGCCAGTTGTATGTGGAAAGTATGGTGAGATATCTAGTGGACACTCGGCTATAGAAGAATCAAAACCAGCTAAAATTGTTCCTCTCAGCAAGGTTCTTAACACTTCAAAAAGATGTATGGTCCCTACAAATGGCAAATCTAGACTAACTTCAAAAAAGAACCGGAAGAGATGGAAGTTCGGTACCAGTAGCGGGCATTACTGTGGGCAACCTGGTTTAAAAactgaggaagatgatgaaacCCATAACACAACGATCTGCAATGAATCAAACATTGATATGTCAATGGAAGATTTGGTGAGGGGCAGCAAGCCATATGTTATGTATAAAGGGATGAAAGATGATACCAAAACTACGGAGTGTGATAAGATTGTAAATAGAGCTGATGCTCAATTGAAGgtaaagaaaaaggaaattcGGAAACAGCGAAGCATTAATGAACTCACTGCTAAAG AGAATTATTTCCCTGAGAAACGCCCACTCACGTATGATCCTATTGATGAGATGGACAGTCGACAAGAAAGGGAATTTTCCTGTGCCAGGACAGAC GGTTACAAGGGCCGTAGATTGGATGGTTTGCAGAATAATCATTACAGTGCCTTAAAAGCCAAGGGGGCATGCCTTGTTCCTGAGGAGCAGTTAAATGCTTGGATTCACATTAATGGGCAGAAATTGTATTCACAGGGACTCCCAAAATTTCCAGATTCAGATATTGAGCATGATTGTAGg AAGGAATATGCCCGGTACAAGCAAGCAAAGTGCTGGAAACACCTTGTTGTATACAAATCTGGGATACATGCTCTTGGTCTCTACACTTCTCGATTCATTTCTCGAGGTGAAATG GTTGTCGAGTATGTTGGTGAAATTGTGGGGCTACGTGTGGCTGATAAAAGAGAAAGTGAATATCATTCAGGAAGGAAACTGCAGTACAAGAGTGTCTGCTACTTCTTTAAGATAGACAAAGAACATATTATAGATGCCACAAGGAAAGGGGGGGTGGCTCGATTTGTTAACCACTCATGCCTG CCAAATTGTATTGCAAAAGTGATTACTATAAGGCATGAGAAGAAG GTTGTCTTCTTTGCAGAGAGGGACATATTTCCTGGTGAAGAGATTACGTACGACTACCACTTTAAcaatgaagatgaaggaaagAAGATTCCATGTTATTGCAATTCAAAAAATTGCAGGCGCTATATGAACTGA
- the LOC130716892 gene encoding uncharacterized protein LOC130716892 isoform X2, giving the protein MESGETIAQWQKLYFLKFGIRSQGNENEWDWPEVLSTTGCLMKSNASASDMCKSDFPQILCSSAITLRSGRSSDYVMFPRSADTYHNLYNGALSRKQITTIQDGSNTPHKGFTGISQNNFHERVKPKATYMTATNIGGAHIDVESQHIPHFLHSPKRHGNLSIDHSPSQTPTSLLRDHACIKMNNAKEGLVGADAASSNFELRLGQPPQTVNTVPSLFNALASPSKLQPQEHMINSADLSREEKFQNNIAYAASSLKMVEEQPQFRATNYLSGVNNASATARARSQNVNVAKSLLFSPFPQFNHQPNGKTKTSEILVNDSGPIMHRKGHSECCNMQLSPTNVLCNSNGRAERESNNSAQVSNNYLANDKGVSFAKDCCAKINSEFGISQFMDLDSITRAVSGSDSYISSVNVRINESSLSPNTSANTNFFQGSKNKSSFGQDNHETSGTAIAFEGILNGLPNHFSSSTANQTPTFLQKQDINMNTCLLDENMRLLAKTQILELSQQQHALSFHHMNQKQGRSSNISKAQHYIYETSTSEQGTSGVSLTLPQNRGFCGNDDGFNKQASLVGLNKYCLSALGPIPLHSVQKESQCKCSCDLRHDEPSLSLGISKDNIRSCSCEKCSEQPSDTHLVDKCTCAARVNFSGRKFYLGIEPSHYILKQQFEIASGETSLKRASKCKRDQNASKGENIHFEQDGKLNGQCSIKIGTQTPQWRDVPSKVRKAACGALSSDQRDTVLDSKGKDSIQHGNFCANRFKRNIHKVDWLKEQENFNASSGYSAHVVSQASAEASKVDSCTVDVVDTGCGDNLIVDEGSGIDKGWSSDVAENEISSELLSLTSGGYLRNGYLRGSNDQTCHSPLDEHKVSDSLMWKKDRDQNHIVLSANCQANQSENVKKGLKGKKRKRNEKTMLDASLPSGISSLLDNNEDGESTVLFKTHSSLSKVTQMYFSCSHQRSSNKTSISQPSTKQRHAAFSSKFLSCNNHPSKNLSDKDSHDSESNIDARFQTLPEVSGINKLKKGFTSDCFGNSQMPDLSYTEHGNAKLRSFNSRKANAHRTTRPVVCGKYGEISSGHSAIEESKPAKIVPLSKVLNTSKRCMVPTNGKSRLTSKKNRKRWKFGTSSGHYCGQPGLKTEEDDETHNTTICNESNIDMSMEDLVRGSKPYVMYKGMKDDTKTTECDKIVNRADAQLKVKKKEIRKQRSINELTAKENYFPEKRPLTYDPIDEMDSRQEREFSCARTDGYKGRRLDGLQNNHYSALKAKGACLVPEEQLNAWIHINGQKLYSQGLPKFPDSDIEHDCRKEYARYKQAKCWKHLVVYKSGIHALGLYTSRFISRGEMVVEYVGEIVGLRVADKRESEYHSGRKLQYKSVCYFFKIDKEHIIDATRKGGVARFVNHSCLPNCIAKVITIRHEKKVVFFAERDIFPGEEITYDYHFNNEDEGKKIPCYCNSKNCRRYMN; this is encoded by the exons ATTAGGTCTCAGGGGAATGAGAATGAATGGGACTGGCCAGAAGTACTATCAACAACAGGCTGTCTGATGAAGTCCAATGCATCTGCATCTGATATGTGCAAGAGCGATTTTCCTCAAATTCTATGTTCTTCTGCAATCACATTAAGGTCTGGAAGGTCTTCTGACTATGTTATGTTTCCAAGGAGTGCTGATACATACCACAATTTATATAATGGCGCATTGTCCagaaaacaaataacaacaaTCCAGGATGGTTCCAACACTCCGCACAAAGGTTTTACCGGTATTTCACAAAACAACTTTCATGAACGAGTGAAACCTAAGGCTACCTATATGACTGCAACAAACATCGGTGGTGCGCACATAGATGTTGAAAGTCAGCATATCCCTCATTTCCTTCATTCTCCAAAAAGGCATGGAAACTTATCAATTGATCACTCCCCCTCACAAACTCCAACAAGCCTTCTAAGAGACCATGCATGCATCAAAATGAATAATGCAAAGGAAGGTCTAGTAGGAGCAGATGCAGCTTCCTCTAATTTTGAGCTTAGGCTTGGTCAACCACCTCAGACAGTAAATACAGTTCCATCACTGTTTAATGCCCTAGCCAGTCCTTCAAAATTGCAACCTCAGGAGCACATGATTAATA GTGCAGACCTCAGCAGGGAGGAGAAATTCCAGAATAATATTGCCTATGCTGCTAGCTCATTGAAAATGGTTGAAGAACAACCTCAGTTTAGAGCTACGAACTATTTGTCTGGTGTTAATAATGCTTCAGCTACTGCTAGAGCTAGATCACAAAATGTAAATGTGGCTAAGAGTTTATTGTTTTCACCATTTCCACAATTTAATCATCAGCCGAACGGAAAGACAAAAACAAGCGAAATTTTAGTGAATGATAGTGGGCCTATCATGCACAGGAAAGGGCATTCTGAATGTTGTAACATGCAGCTTAGTCCTACTAATGTTCTCTGTAATAGTAATGGTCGTGCAGAAAGGGAATCAAATAATTCTGCACAAGTATCTAATAACTATTTGGCCAATGATAAGGGTGTGAGCTTTGCTAAAGACTGTTGTGCCAAAATAAATTCAGAATTTGGAATCAGTCAGTTCATGGATCTTGACTCCATCACAAGAGCTGTTAGTGGTAGTGATAGTTATATTTCATCTGTTAATGTAAGGATCAATGAATCAAGCCTGTCACCAAATACTTCTGCCAATACAAATTTTTTCCAAGgttcaaaaaataaatcttCTTTTGGACAAGACAATCACGAGACTTCAGGGACAGCCATTGCATTTGAGGGAATTTTGAATGGGCTTCCCAACCATTTTTCAAGCTCTACGGCAAATCAGACACCTACTTTTCTGCAAAAACAGGATATTAATATGAATACTTGTTTGCTTGATGAAAATATGAGGTTGCTTGCGAAGACACAGATACTGGAATTATCACAGCAGCAACATGCATTGTCTTTTCATCATATGAATCAAAAGCAAGGGAGATCCAGCAATATTTCAAAAGCTCAGCACTATATCTATGAGACCTCAACATCTGAACAGGGTACTTCTGGTGTGTCATTGACATTGCCCCAAAATAGAGGGTTTTGTGGAAATGATGATGGTTTTAACAAACAGGCTTCCCTCGTAG GACTGAACAAATATTGTCTCTCTGCATTGGGACCAATTCCTTTACATTCTGTACAAAAGGAATCACAATGTAAATGTTCCTGTGATCTTCGCCATGATGAGCCATCGTTAAG CCTTGGAATAAGCAAAGACAATATCAGATCATGTTCATGTGAAAAATGCTCTGAGCAACCATCAGATACACATTTGGTAGACAAATGCACTTGTGCTGCTCGGGTGAACTTTTCTGGAAGAAAATTTTACTTGGGAATTGAGCCCTCTCATTATATCTTAAAACAGCAATTTGAAATTGCCAGTGGTGAAACTTCCTTAAAGAGAGCTTCCAAATGTAAAAGAGATCAGAATGCTTCCAAGGGTGAAAATATCCACTTTGAGCAAGATGGGAAGTTAAATGGCCAATGCTCAATCAAAATTGGCACTCAGACACCTCAATGGAGAGATGTGCCAAGTAAGGTCAGGAAAGCAGCTTGTGGTGCATTGTCTTCAGACCAGAGAGATACTGTTTTGGATTCCAAAGGAAAAGACAGTATTCAACATGGAAACTTCTGTGCCAATCGCTTCAAAAGAAATATTCATAAGGTAGACTGGTTGAAAGAGCAAGAAAATTTTAATGCTTCTTCAGGATATTCTGCTCATGTGGTATCTCAGGCATCTGCAGAGGCCAGCAAGGTTGATTCTTGTACTGTTGATGTGGTAGACACTGGTTGTGGCGACAACCTTATAGTTGACGAGGGATCAGGAATTGATAAAGGCTGGTCATCTGATGTGGCTGAAAATGAAATAAGTTCTGAGCTTCTAAGCTTAACGAGTGGAGGTTACTTGAGAAATGGTTATCTGAGAGGCTCAAATGATCAAACTTGTCACAGCCCCCTTGATGAGCATAAAGTATCAGATTCTTTGATGTGGAAAAAAGACCGGGATCAAAATCACATTGTTCTTTCTGCTAATTGTCAAGCCAATCAATCTGAGAATGTCAAGAAAGGCTTAAAAGGTAAAAAGcgaaagagaaatgagaagaCGATGTTAGACGCTTCACTGCCTTCGGGAATCTCTTCCTTATTGGATAATAACGAGGATGGTGAAAGTACTGTACTTTTTAAGACCCATTCAAGTTTGTCCAAAGTAACACAAATGTACTTTTCATGTAGCCACCAAAGATCATCTAACAAGACTTCTATTTCTCAGCCTAGTACCAAACAAAGACATGCTGCATTTTCATCCAAATTCCTTTCTTGTAATAATCATCCAAGCAAAAACCTCAGTGACAAAGATAGCCATGACTCAGAATCAAATATCGATGCTAGGTTTCAAACATTGCCTGAAGTTTCTGgaataaataaattgaaaaaggGTTTCACTTCTGATTGTTTTGGGAACTCTCAAATGCCAGATCTATCCTATACAGAACATGGAAATGCTAAGCTGAGGTCATTCAATAGCAGGAAAGCAAATGCTCATAGAACAACAAGGCCAGTTGTATGTGGAAAGTATGGTGAGATATCTAGTGGACACTCGGCTATAGAAGAATCAAAACCAGCTAAAATTGTTCCTCTCAGCAAGGTTCTTAACACTTCAAAAAGATGTATGGTCCCTACAAATGGCAAATCTAGACTAACTTCAAAAAAGAACCGGAAGAGATGGAAGTTCGGTACCAGTAGCGGGCATTACTGTGGGCAACCTGGTTTAAAAactgaggaagatgatgaaacCCATAACACAACGATCTGCAATGAATCAAACATTGATATGTCAATGGAAGATTTGGTGAGGGGCAGCAAGCCATATGTTATGTATAAAGGGATGAAAGATGATACCAAAACTACGGAGTGTGATAAGATTGTAAATAGAGCTGATGCTCAATTGAAGgtaaagaaaaaggaaattcGGAAACAGCGAAGCATTAATGAACTCACTGCTAAAG AGAATTATTTCCCTGAGAAACGCCCACTCACGTATGATCCTATTGATGAGATGGACAGTCGACAAGAAAGGGAATTTTCCTGTGCCAGGACAGAC GGTTACAAGGGCCGTAGATTGGATGGTTTGCAGAATAATCATTACAGTGCCTTAAAAGCCAAGGGGGCATGCCTTGTTCCTGAGGAGCAGTTAAATGCTTGGATTCACATTAATGGGCAGAAATTGTATTCACAGGGACTCCCAAAATTTCCAGATTCAGATATTGAGCATGATTGTAGg AAGGAATATGCCCGGTACAAGCAAGCAAAGTGCTGGAAACACCTTGTTGTATACAAATCTGGGATACATGCTCTTGGTCTCTACACTTCTCGATTCATTTCTCGAGGTGAAATG GTTGTCGAGTATGTTGGTGAAATTGTGGGGCTACGTGTGGCTGATAAAAGAGAAAGTGAATATCATTCAGGAAGGAAACTGCAGTACAAGAGTGTCTGCTACTTCTTTAAGATAGACAAAGAACATATTATAGATGCCACAAGGAAAGGGGGGGTGGCTCGATTTGTTAACCACTCATGCCTG CCAAATTGTATTGCAAAAGTGATTACTATAAGGCATGAGAAGAAG GTTGTCTTCTTTGCAGAGAGGGACATATTTCCTGGTGAAGAGATTACGTACGACTACCACTTTAAcaatgaagatgaaggaaagAAGATTCCATGTTATTGCAATTCAAAAAATTGCAGGCGCTATATGAACTGA